In Cupriavidus taiwanensis, the following are encoded in one genomic region:
- the moeA gene encoding molybdopterin molybdotransferase MoeA has protein sequence MPSLQSVISCLSDYDPSALPVDHANRIIGEVVEPVRGIEQLPIRSALDRVLAEDIVSTLDVPAHDNSAMDGYAFQGAALAAAQTPTVELEVIGSAFAGGAGALAPTAVQAVRIMTGAVMPAGCDTVVPQEFVETVADGARIRFAADCVRIGDNRRLRGEDLARGQAALQAGRILQPADLGLLASLGVAEVRVRRRLRVAFFSTGDELRSIGEPLDPGCVYDSNRYTLHGMLRRMNVDLLDMGVVRDHPEALEAAFRTACESADAVITSGGVSVGEADYTKQIMARLGDVTFWKIAMRPGRPMAFGRIQANGAEAHSALLFGLPGNPVAVMVTFYHFVRAALHRLMGASVPPLPLLRVRSAQAIRKKPGRTEYQRGILARAGDGEWEVRITGQQGSGVLRSMSEANCFIVLGHEQDSVKAGDAVEVMLFDGLV, from the coding sequence ATGCCCTCCCTGCAATCCGTCATTTCCTGCCTGTCCGACTACGATCCCAGCGCGCTGCCGGTGGACCACGCCAACCGCATCATCGGCGAGGTGGTCGAGCCGGTGCGCGGCATCGAGCAATTGCCGATCCGCAGCGCGCTCGACCGCGTGCTGGCCGAGGACATCGTCTCGACCCTGGACGTGCCGGCCCATGACAACTCGGCGATGGACGGTTATGCCTTCCAGGGGGCGGCACTGGCCGCGGCGCAGACCCCCACGGTAGAGCTGGAGGTAATCGGCAGCGCCTTCGCCGGCGGCGCCGGCGCACTGGCCCCCACCGCCGTGCAGGCGGTGCGCATCATGACCGGCGCGGTGATGCCGGCCGGCTGCGACACCGTGGTGCCGCAGGAGTTCGTCGAAACCGTCGCCGACGGCGCGCGCATCCGCTTTGCCGCCGACTGCGTCCGCATCGGCGACAACCGGCGCCTGCGCGGCGAGGACCTGGCGCGCGGCCAGGCCGCGCTGCAGGCCGGACGCATCCTGCAGCCGGCCGACCTGGGCCTGCTGGCGTCGCTGGGCGTGGCCGAGGTACGGGTGCGCCGGCGCCTGCGCGTGGCATTCTTCTCCACCGGAGACGAGCTGCGCTCGATCGGCGAGCCGCTCGACCCCGGCTGCGTCTACGATTCCAACCGCTACACGCTGCACGGCATGCTGCGCCGGATGAACGTGGACCTGCTCGACATGGGCGTGGTGCGCGATCACCCCGAAGCGCTCGAAGCCGCCTTCCGCACTGCATGCGAAAGCGCCGACGCGGTCATTACCTCCGGCGGCGTCTCGGTCGGCGAGGCCGACTACACCAAGCAGATCATGGCGCGCCTGGGCGATGTCACGTTCTGGAAAATCGCCATGCGCCCGGGCCGGCCGATGGCCTTCGGGCGCATCCAGGCCAACGGCGCGGAGGCGCACTCGGCGCTGCTGTTCGGCCTGCCCGGCAACCCGGTGGCGGTGATGGTCACGTTCTACCATTTCGTGCGCGCCGCGCTGCACCGGCTGATGGGCGCCAGCGTGCCCCCCCTGCCGCTGCTGCGCGTGCGCAGCGCGCAGGCGATCCGCAAGAAGCCGGGGCGCACCGAGTACCAGCGCGGCATCCTGGCGCGCGCTGGCGATGGCGAGTGGGAAGTGCGCATCACCGGCCAGCAGGGCTCGGGCGTGCTGCGCTCGATGAGCGAGGCCAACTGCTTTATCGTGCTCGGCCACGAGCAGGATTCGGTCAAGGCCGGCGACGCGGTCGAGGTGATGCTGTTCGACGGGCTGGTTTGA